Genomic window (Dehalococcoidales bacterium):
TTTCTTCCCCCTCCTTTGAAAAAGGAGGGGGATTGAGGGGGAGGATTTAATAAAAATAACTTCCCTTCCTTGAAGGAGAGGGGGGCACAGGGGGTGAGGTAGATACCGAATTTATATACCCGTCCCGGATGGTAAAGACACCCCGTATTGCCAGATAGCGATACCCAGGCAGGCAAAGAGCACCGCCAGAATCAGCAGACTTACCAGCCAGATATTAAACTGCCTGAGCAGGATAGCCAGCCCGGTAATGATTAGCATCACCGGCCAGAAGCGCCATAGAGTACCCCAGATGTTCCAGGACAGGATATTCAAGCTCTGCAGAAGAAACACTATCCCCAGAAAGAGCAGGAAAATACCCCCCACCGGGACGTAGCGGTCTACCGATGGTTTCTGCTCAACGTGTTCTACCGGTGGCGTTTCCTCGGGCATCACTATTTTCTCCGGGTATTCAATATTATCAACACACCTATGGCAATCAGAATCAGTGGCCAGAGATACGTCCAGCGTAACCACCACAGGAAGTTAAGGCTGGCCAATAAGAAAAGGACGCCAATGACGACAATGACAATGCCAAGCACATTACGGCCGCGGTGCTGTGCCCGGGTCACCTCGGCGGAAGCGGATTGCCGGCTGAAGGTGGAGCGGACTTCCTGCCCTAACTGGCTGGCGGCTTGCTTCATCTCTTCCATGTTTTCCCCGATGACATCTTCGGGGGTTGCTGCCTCGGAACGCTCCAGGGGTACGACAATTGCCAGAATGATATAAGCCAGGATGCCCAGCCCGTTAATAAATATGGATAGCACCGCGATTACCCTGACAATGGTAGGGTCAATGTCAAAGTACTCTGCCAGACCGCCACATACGCCCCATATCATCCGGTCACTCCGGCTGCGATAGAGCCTCTTCTTCATGACACCCTCCTGCAGGTTGAGATACCCGCAGCAATTATACGACAGAATAAAAGTTGCGTCTATCTATTGACCCTCTGGGTAGCTTATCATTTTGTGTAATAACGAGATAATATGCAATAATGTTTGAAAACGGTGATTAATCAAACAGTATTGTGACAACAGCTATTGACATATGTTACGATATAGGTATACAGTGATTGTCTAGTGACTTGAGGGGAGGTAAAGTATGGGGCCTTATAGCGATTTCCTAGTTGCTCGGCCTTCTATTATAGAAGGTATTGCTCGCATATTTGATTTTGGCAATACTCTCAATGCATATAACAATTCACCATCGGAAATGGTGGCAGACGAAATAGCACTGCGTATGGATTGGGAAGCAGTGGGATATTATTTGGAAAATGCCATGAGAGAATATGACAAAGAAATCAAACAAGCAGAGCCGAAATAAGAATCTGCCTGCCAAGAATACTAACCTTCCCCAATCTCAATCTCCTCCTCAAACCCAAAACACCCCTATTGCTAGGCTAGAAGCCCGTTCCGAATCTTTCAGCGGGCCAATACCTCATCCTTTAA
Coding sequences:
- a CDS encoding DUF5668 domain-containing protein; its protein translation is MPEETPPVEHVEQKPSVDRYVPVGGIFLLFLGIVFLLQSLNILSWNIWGTLWRFWPVMLIITGLAILLRQFNIWLVSLLILAVLFACLGIAIWQYGVSLPSGTGI
- a CDS encoding PspC domain-containing protein — encoded protein: MKKRLYRSRSDRMIWGVCGGLAEYFDIDPTIVRVIAVLSIFINGLGILAYIILAIVVPLERSEAATPEDVIGENMEEMKQAASQLGQEVRSTFSRQSASAEVTRAQHRGRNVLGIVIVVIGVLFLLASLNFLWWLRWTYLWPLILIAIGVLIILNTRRK